Proteins co-encoded in one Perca flavescens isolate YP-PL-M2 chromosome 11, PFLA_1.0, whole genome shotgun sequence genomic window:
- the igf2bp2a gene encoding insulin-like growth factor 2 mRNA-binding protein 2a isoform X2: MGWSDGSGKVELHGKLIEVDYSVPKKLRSRKIQIRNIPPHLQWEVLDGLLAQYGTVENVEQVNTDTETAVVNVTYATKEEAKEAIEKLTGHQFEDYSLKVSYIVDMDAAPPDQAPRTRRGGRSSRDQGASQPGPSGDFGTLRTRQHDFPLRMLVPTQFVGAIIGKEGLTIKNVTKQTQSKVDIHRKENAGAAEKPITIHSTPDGCSSACRMILDIMQKEANETKTTEDIPLKILAHNSLVGRLIGKEGRNLKKIEEETGTKITISSLQDLTIYNPERTITVKGSLEACCKAEVEIMKKLREAYENDIAAINQQANLIPGLNLNALGIFSSGLPVLPPAAGPRGAVPPVAPAGYNPFLSHSSHLSALYGVPPASAITHQHSQQAPEQEVVYLFIPTQAVGALIGKKGQHIKQLAHFAGASIKIAPADTPDVTERMVIITGTPEAQFKAQGRIFGKLKEENFFSAKEEVKLETHIKVPSTAAGRVIGKGGKTVNELQNLTSAEVIVPRDQTPDENDEVFVKITGHFFASQTAQRKIREIIQQVKQQEQKHQQGAAVSPHYSK; this comes from the exons GAGTCGGAAGATCCAGATCCGGAACATTCCCCCTCATCTACAGTGGGAG GTTTTGGACGGCCTTCTAGCTCAGTATGGTACTGTAGAAAACGTGGAACAAG TGAACACTGATACAGAAACAGCAGTGGTGAATGTTACGTACGCAACCAAGGAGGAAGCTAAAGA AGCCATTGAGAAGTTAACAGGACACCAGTTCGAGGACTATTCTTTAAAGGTGTCATATATTGTGGACATGGATGCTGCTCCACCCGACCAGGCTCCCCGCACGCGGCGCGGGGGTCGGTCGTCCCGGGACCAGGGCGCCTCTCAGCCCGGGCCCTCAGGAGACTTCGGCACTCTACGCACCAGACAACATGACTTCCCCCTGCGTATGCTCGTGCCTACTCAGTTTGTGGGAGCCATTATCGGCAAGGAGGGCCTTACCATCAAGAATGTCACTAAACAGACACAGTCCAA ggTGGACATTCATCGGAAGGAAAATGCAGGTGCAGCAGAAAAGCCCATCACCATCCACTCAACTCCTGACGGCTGCTCCTCTGCCTGTCGTATGATCCTGGACATCATGCAGAAGGAGGCCAACGAGACCAAGAC gacaGAGGACATCCCTCTGAAGATCCTCGCCCACAACAGCCTTGTGGGCCGGCTGATTGGGAAGGAGGGCCGCAACCTGAAGAAGATCGAGGAGGAGACAGGGACCAAGATTACCATCTCCTC GTTACAAGACTTAACCATTTACAACCCTGAGAGGACCATCACGGTGAAGGGCAGCTTGGAGGCGTGTTGTAAAGCCGAGGTGGAGATCATGAAGAAATTGAGGGAAGCCTACGAGAATGACATTGCTGCTATAAAC CAACAGGCCAACCTGATCCCAGGCTTGAACCTGAACGCTCTGGGCATCTTCTCTTCTGGTCTGCCGGTGCTGCCCCCTGCTGCTGGACCACGTGGTGCAGTGCCCCCTGTGGCACCAGCAGGATACAACCCATTCTTA AGTCACTCTTCACATCTCAGTGCTCTGTACGGGGTTCCTCCAGCAAGTGCCATCACCCACCAGCACTCA CAACAGGCTCCAGAACAGGAGGTTGTCTACCTCTTTATTCCAACTCAGGCAGTCGGGGCCCTGATCGGCAAGAAGGGCCAACACATCAAACAACTCGCCCACTTCGCTGGAGCTTCCATCAAG attgCCCCAGCTGACACCCCAGATGTTACTGAGAGGATGGTTATCATTACTGGAACCCCAGAGGCCCAGTTTAAG GCCCAAGGTCGGATATTTGGGAAGCTGAAAGAGGAGAACTTCTTCTCAGCGAAGGAGGAGGTCAAACTGGAGACGCACATCAAGGTTCCCTCAACTGCAGCTGGCAGGGTCATCGGTAAAGGCGGCAAGACG GTAAATGAGTTGCAGAACCTTACGAGTGCTGAGGTCATCGTACCGCGGGACCAAACTCCAGACGAGAACGACGAGGTCTTTGTGAAAATCACCGGGCATTTCTTTGCCAGCCAG ACTGCACAGAGGAAGATCCGGGAGATCATTCAGCAGGTCAAACAGCAGGAACAGAAACACCAGCAGGGCGCCGCTGTGTCACCGCACTACTCCAAGTGA